A genomic stretch from Synergistales bacterium includes:
- a CDS encoding xanthine dehydrogenase family protein molybdopterin-binding subunit: MSKGVTGQSIPRVDGMEKATGVTRYLADMTPTNAWYGGVVRSPVARGRIRTIRFAPGFDWSRVVVLTSADLPGPNQVAMVRNDLPILAEEEVRFATQPVVLLAAPSKALLQQAREAVTLEIDEEEPVLSLDDALAGRGPVYGEDNIIAAYDIRRGDLEEGFAQADRIIEETYRTGYQEQLYLEPQGVVAAPKPRGVEVVGSMQCPYYVKNALVRGLALPEDAVTVRQAPTGGGFGGKEDYPSVLALQAALLALKAERPVRLLLDREEDILCTPKRHPSQIRVRTGVRNDGTLTALEMDAVLDGGAYTTLSVVVLQRTVLHGPGAYPVPNARVLGRVAATNTPPNGGFRGFGAPQGIFAMERHMDRIAGELQMDPAELRLKNCFKNGDRFHYGQQLEDGANAGAVLRAAMEESDYLRKREEYARETGNRRQGIGISLSLHGGGFTGSGEVAIDGHARVRATGAGQVELRVAGCEIGQGASTVLVQRAADTLGLPCTAVRHPAPDTDEAPDSGPTVASRTTAFVGTMVERACQDLLAHLREALGSWYGLEPQQITLEDGRIHGPKDILCSFAEAVRRHLYERGPLEGFGGRDPSQTNRWDEESFRGEAYRNYSWAAHVVEVETHRDTLEIRPTRATLAVDAGEIVNPILARGQVEGGALQAYGYGYLEHLDIEGGRYRDGHLTTYQIPTALEAPDFSVLFLETGEETEPKGLGELPMDGGAPAIVAAAGQALGIFGTSAPLTAEEIALLLQAKEGDRHAP, from the coding sequence ATGAGCAAAGGGGTCACCGGACAGTCCATCCCCCGCGTCGACGGGATGGAGAAGGCCACAGGGGTGACACGCTACCTGGCGGATATGACACCAACGAATGCCTGGTACGGCGGGGTGGTGCGCTCCCCCGTCGCCAGGGGCCGGATTCGGACCATCCGGTTTGCCCCGGGATTCGACTGGTCCCGGGTGGTGGTCCTCACCTCCGCGGACCTGCCGGGGCCAAACCAGGTGGCCATGGTCCGCAACGACCTCCCGATCCTCGCCGAGGAGGAGGTGCGCTTCGCCACCCAGCCGGTGGTCCTGCTGGCGGCTCCTTCCAAAGCGCTGCTGCAACAGGCGCGGGAGGCCGTCACCCTGGAGATCGACGAGGAGGAACCGGTGCTCTCCCTCGACGACGCCCTGGCCGGCAGGGGACCCGTCTACGGTGAGGATAACATCATCGCCGCCTACGACATCCGCCGGGGCGACCTGGAGGAGGGCTTCGCCCAGGCGGACCGGATCATCGAAGAGACCTACCGCACCGGCTACCAGGAACAGCTCTATCTGGAGCCCCAGGGGGTAGTGGCCGCACCGAAGCCCCGCGGTGTGGAGGTTGTGGGCTCCATGCAGTGCCCCTACTACGTGAAAAACGCCCTGGTCCGGGGTCTGGCCCTTCCAGAGGATGCGGTCACCGTCCGGCAGGCGCCCACGGGGGGCGGTTTCGGGGGCAAGGAGGACTATCCCTCGGTGCTGGCCCTCCAGGCGGCACTGCTTGCCCTCAAGGCGGAGCGGCCGGTCCGCCTCCTGCTGGACCGCGAGGAGGACATCCTCTGCACGCCCAAACGCCACCCCTCGCAGATCAGGGTGCGCACCGGCGTCCGGAACGACGGGACGCTCACGGCTCTGGAGATGGACGCCGTTCTCGACGGCGGCGCCTACACCACCCTCAGCGTGGTGGTCCTCCAGCGGACGGTGCTGCACGGCCCCGGCGCCTATCCCGTCCCGAACGCCCGGGTGCTGGGTCGGGTTGCGGCCACCAACACACCGCCCAACGGCGGCTTCCGGGGTTTCGGGGCCCCCCAGGGGATCTTCGCCATGGAGCGCCACATGGACCGTATCGCCGGCGAGCTGCAGATGGATCCGGCGGAACTCCGGCTCAAAAACTGCTTCAAAAATGGCGACCGTTTCCACTACGGACAGCAGCTGGAAGACGGCGCCAACGCCGGGGCGGTCCTGCGCGCTGCCATGGAAGAGAGCGACTACCTCCGGAAACGGGAGGAATACGCCAGGGAAACGGGGAATCGGCGGCAGGGTATCGGGATTTCGCTCTCCCTCCACGGCGGCGGCTTCACCGGCTCCGGCGAGGTGGCCATCGACGGCCACGCCCGGGTGAGAGCCACCGGGGCGGGACAGGTGGAGCTCAGGGTAGCCGGCTGCGAGATCGGTCAGGGAGCCTCGACGGTCCTGGTCCAGCGGGCCGCCGACACACTGGGCCTCCCCTGCACCGCCGTCCGCCACCCCGCGCCGGACACCGATGAGGCGCCGGACAGCGGCCCCACCGTGGCCTCCCGGACCACCGCCTTTGTGGGCACCATGGTGGAACGGGCCTGTCAGGATCTGCTCGCCCATCTGCGCGAAGCGCTTGGCAGCTGGTACGGTCTGGAACCGCAACAGATCACCCTGGAAGACGGGCGCATCCACGGCCCCAAGGACATTCTCTGCAGCTTCGCCGAAGCGGTGCGACGCCACCTCTACGAGCGGGGACCGCTGGAGGGCTTCGGCGGCCGGGATCCCTCGCAAACCAACCGATGGGACGAGGAATCCTTCCGTGGCGAGGCCTACCGGAACTACTCCTGGGCGGCCCACGTGGTGGAGGTGGAGACCCACAGGGACACCCTGGAGATCCGCCCCACCAGGGCCACACTGGCCGTGGACGCCGGGGAGATCGTCAACCCCATTCTGGCCAGAGGACAGGTAGAGGGGGGCGCGCTGCAGGCCTACGGCTACGGCTACCTGGAGCACCTGGACATCGAAGGGGGCCGCTACCGCGACGGCCACCTGACCACATACCAGATCCCCACGGCCCTGGAAGCGCCGGATTTCTCCGTCCTTTTCCTGGAGACCGGGGAAGAGACGGAACCCAAGGGGCTGGGCGAACTCCCCATGGACGGCGGCGCGCCGGCCATCGTGGCCGCCGCGGGGCAGGCGCTGGGGATCTTCGGCACCTCGGCGCCACTGACCGCCGAGGAGATCGCCCTGCTCCTGCAGGCAAAGGAGGGGGACCGCCATGCGCCTTAG
- a CDS encoding FAD binding domain-containing protein — protein sequence MRLRCTVNGRTTECSTHPMRRLLDILREDLGLTGTKEGCGEGECGACTVLLDGAPVTSCMVPAIQLEGRDIRTIEGIGSPKAPHPLQRLFVEEGAVQCGFCTPGMILAALALLQDNPTPDRAAIRFALSGNLCRCTGYEAIFRAVERAAAEDVPTFPPREGMQNDTPQSPRFDPGEEGRFTVPRTLDEALEHLAEHPGARAVLAGGTDVMPDMRKRGTLPESAVDISRLPELHRIRVQRDRLHIGAGATNAELQRNPNVQAHFPCLVEAARRSGAPTIQHRATIGGNLMTASPAADLPPLLMALDASVTLACSGGTRTIPVAEHITGYRETACHGQELLTEISIPLPGRGRVQRFSKRATRQGLSLARVALGCSAGLFEGRLGDVRIACGSMTPVPMMLEEVMAFLEGKHPDSETIRRAGELAAAAVEPRKTPHFRKHATRGLVEQFLREFQP from the coding sequence ATGCGCCTTAGATGTACCGTCAACGGCAGAACGACCGAGTGCAGCACCCATCCGATGCGGCGACTGCTGGATATCCTCCGGGAGGATCTGGGGCTCACCGGCACCAAGGAGGGCTGCGGCGAGGGGGAGTGCGGCGCCTGTACGGTGCTTCTGGACGGTGCCCCCGTCACCTCCTGCATGGTCCCGGCGATCCAGCTGGAGGGACGGGACATCCGCACCATCGAGGGGATCGGCTCCCCCAAAGCGCCCCACCCGCTGCAGCGGCTCTTTGTGGAGGAAGGGGCCGTCCAGTGCGGCTTCTGCACCCCCGGCATGATCCTGGCCGCACTGGCCCTCCTGCAGGACAACCCCACACCGGACAGAGCAGCCATCCGCTTCGCACTCTCGGGCAACCTCTGCCGCTGCACCGGCTACGAAGCCATCTTCCGGGCCGTCGAGCGGGCCGCCGCAGAGGATGTGCCGACATTCCCGCCCCGGGAGGGGATGCAGAACGACACACCACAGTCCCCGCGCTTCGACCCCGGGGAAGAAGGACGCTTCACCGTCCCCCGGACGCTCGACGAGGCGCTGGAACATCTGGCCGAGCACCCCGGAGCGCGGGCGGTTCTGGCCGGCGGCACCGACGTGATGCCCGATATGCGCAAAAGGGGCACGCTTCCGGAAAGCGCCGTGGACATCTCCAGGCTGCCGGAGCTGCACCGGATCAGGGTGCAGCGGGACCGACTCCACATCGGCGCAGGGGCCACCAATGCAGAGCTGCAGCGAAACCCCAATGTCCAGGCCCACTTCCCCTGCCTTGTCGAAGCGGCCCGCCGATCCGGTGCGCCGACCATCCAGCACCGGGCCACCATCGGCGGCAACCTGATGACCGCCTCCCCGGCGGCGGACCTCCCGCCGCTGCTCATGGCGCTGGACGCCTCGGTGACGCTGGCCTGCTCGGGCGGAACGCGCACCATCCCGGTGGCGGAACACATCACCGGCTACCGGGAGACCGCCTGCCACGGGCAGGAGCTGCTCACCGAGATCTCCATCCCCCTGCCCGGAAGAGGACGTGTGCAGCGTTTCTCCAAGCGCGCCACCCGGCAGGGGCTCTCACTGGCCCGGGTCGCCCTGGGATGCAGCGCCGGACTGTTCGAAGGCAGGCTTGGGGATGTGCGGATCGCCTGCGGCTCCATGACGCCGGTGCCGATGATGCTGGAGGAGGTCATGGCCTTTCTTGAGGGGAAGCATCCGGACAGCGAAACCATCCGCCGGGCCGGCGAACTCGCGGCGGCCGCGGTGGAACCGCGGAAGACCCCGCATTTCAGAAAGCACGCCACAAGGGGCCTGGTGGAGCAATTCCTGAGGGAGTTCCAGCCATAG
- a CDS encoding BMP family protein has translation MKGIAVLALVVCLAAFAAAPAMAESKAPGDYKIVLLLPGPINDQSWNATNYNGLVACNESLGTNMEYVENVQASDFESTFRNYGERGYDLVMAAGTQFDEAANRVAPNYPDTVYCVVNGMVTEAPNVRPILPKEYEGSYLGGLIAGYTTESGKIGLVGGFPNKLMIRLLNTYEQAARIGSPQVEALRAYANSWSDVSLGKQMAGSMIDKGADVLFFYANQVGLGAIQAAKEEGVKFVGFASNQNGIAPETVVASVYFDFEEMYKWAVGKFMDGSLKPEVNEVGIAQGVVKVAYTDAVPQKVRDTVSQAEKAIAGGTLARFLSQFPESLD, from the coding sequence ATGAAAGGTATTGCGGTACTGGCGCTCGTTGTCTGCCTCGCCGCCTTCGCCGCGGCGCCGGCCATGGCGGAATCCAAGGCTCCGGGTGACTACAAGATCGTCCTGCTCCTCCCTGGACCGATCAACGACCAGAGCTGGAACGCCACCAACTACAACGGCCTGGTGGCCTGCAACGAGAGCCTGGGCACCAATATGGAGTACGTGGAAAACGTCCAGGCCAGCGACTTCGAGTCCACCTTCCGGAACTACGGCGAAAGGGGCTACGACCTGGTGATGGCCGCCGGGACCCAGTTCGACGAAGCGGCCAACCGGGTGGCGCCCAACTACCCCGACACGGTTTACTGTGTGGTCAACGGGATGGTCACCGAGGCACCCAACGTCCGCCCCATCCTGCCCAAGGAGTACGAGGGCAGCTATCTCGGCGGGCTCATCGCCGGCTACACCACCGAGAGTGGCAAGATCGGTCTGGTCGGGGGCTTCCCGAACAAGCTGATGATCCGGCTGCTCAACACCTACGAGCAGGCCGCCCGGATCGGCTCGCCCCAGGTGGAGGCCCTGCGGGCCTACGCCAACTCCTGGAGCGATGTCTCCCTGGGCAAACAGATGGCCGGCTCCATGATCGACAAGGGGGCCGACGTGCTCTTCTTCTACGCCAACCAGGTAGGGCTCGGAGCCATCCAGGCCGCCAAGGAGGAGGGCGTGAAGTTTGTCGGTTTCGCCAGCAACCAGAACGGCATCGCGCCGGAGACCGTCGTCGCCAGCGTCTACTTCGACTTCGAGGAGATGTACAAGTGGGCGGTGGGCAAGTTCATGGACGGCTCCCTGAAACCGGAGGTCAACGAGGTAGGGATCGCCCAGGGTGTGGTCAAGGTGGCCTACACCGACGCGGTACCCCAGAAGGTCAGGGACACGGTCAGTCAGGCCGAGAAGGCCATCGCCGGCGGCACACTGGCCCGGTTCCTCTCCCAGTTCCCGGAATCCCTGGACTAG
- a CDS encoding ABC transporter ATP-binding protein, whose amino-acid sequence MGSLGKRRHHAIDTALAMHGITKLFPGTLANDRVDLDVGKGEVLALLGENGAGKTTLMKILYGMYQPDEGEIRIDGNPIAIRSPQDAMRRGIGMIHQHFTLIPVHSVVENILLGGGPPGQRPPKPREAAEQIRELGQRYGLEVDPWALVRQLPVGHQQRVEILKALYREAQVLIMDEPTAVLTPQETESLFGFIREFTESGRSVIFITHKLGEVMSIADRITVMRNGRVAGTVAKAEADEHSLARMMVGRDLHPPQRDDNQRPGAAVLEIDGLSLRGDRGNRVVHQLDLQVRTGEIFGICGVSGNGQEELAEAVCGLRSAEEGSITLHGRRVENQSPREMIREGVGYIPADRLREGLVPEMSLAENLILKSPSDPPYARGGVLRWPEIYERAGEEAEAFSIKAPALGSKTHTLSGGNQQKVVVAREIRIGTTLLVAVQPTRGLDLGAADYVHSVLLEERRKGKAILLISTELTEIMALSDRIGVIYEGRIAGTFDRDDADVQTLGLLMAGIGGKRNGTTG is encoded by the coding sequence ATGGGAAGCCTTGGGAAAAGGAGGCATCACGCCATCGATACCGCCCTTGCAATGCACGGGATTACCAAACTCTTTCCCGGCACGCTGGCCAACGACCGGGTGGACCTTGATGTGGGCAAAGGAGAGGTCCTCGCGCTGCTCGGGGAAAACGGCGCCGGCAAGACCACACTGATGAAGATCCTCTACGGGATGTACCAACCCGACGAAGGGGAGATCCGCATCGACGGGAATCCCATCGCCATCCGCTCCCCCCAGGACGCCATGAGACGGGGCATCGGGATGATCCACCAGCACTTTACACTGATCCCCGTCCACTCCGTAGTGGAAAACATCCTCCTCGGCGGGGGACCGCCGGGGCAGCGACCCCCCAAACCGCGGGAAGCAGCGGAACAGATCCGCGAGCTGGGACAGCGCTACGGCCTGGAGGTGGACCCCTGGGCGCTGGTCCGCCAGCTCCCCGTAGGACACCAGCAGCGGGTGGAGATCCTCAAGGCGCTCTACCGCGAGGCGCAGGTCCTCATCATGGACGAGCCCACGGCGGTACTCACCCCCCAGGAGACAGAGAGCCTCTTCGGCTTCATCCGGGAGTTCACCGAATCGGGCCGCTCGGTGATCTTCATCACCCACAAGCTCGGCGAGGTCATGTCCATCGCCGACCGGATCACCGTCATGCGCAACGGTCGGGTGGCGGGAACCGTAGCCAAAGCCGAGGCTGACGAGCACAGTCTGGCCAGGATGATGGTGGGCCGCGATCTGCATCCTCCCCAGCGTGACGACAACCAGCGCCCCGGCGCGGCGGTCCTCGAGATCGACGGTCTTTCCCTCCGCGGCGACCGGGGCAACCGGGTGGTCCATCAGCTGGACCTCCAGGTCCGCACCGGGGAGATCTTCGGCATCTGCGGCGTCAGCGGCAACGGCCAGGAGGAGCTGGCCGAAGCGGTCTGCGGCCTCCGCAGTGCGGAAGAGGGCTCCATCACCCTTCATGGGCGACGCGTCGAAAACCAGTCACCGCGGGAGATGATCCGGGAAGGTGTGGGCTATATCCCCGCCGACCGTCTTCGGGAAGGCCTGGTGCCGGAGATGTCGCTGGCGGAGAACCTGATCCTCAAAAGCCCTTCGGATCCGCCCTACGCCCGAGGGGGGGTTCTCCGCTGGCCGGAGATCTACGAACGCGCGGGGGAAGAGGCCGAGGCCTTCTCCATCAAAGCACCGGCGCTGGGTTCCAAAACCCACACCCTCTCCGGGGGCAACCAGCAGAAGGTGGTGGTGGCCAGGGAGATCAGGATCGGCACCACCCTCCTGGTGGCGGTGCAGCCAACCCGCGGTCTGGATCTGGGAGCGGCCGACTACGTCCACTCGGTCCTGCTGGAGGAGCGCCGGAAGGGAAAGGCCATCCTGCTGATCTCCACGGAGCTGACGGAGATCATGGCGCTCTCCGACCGGATCGGCGTGATCTACGAGGGACGGATCGCGGGCACCTTCGACAGGGACGACGCCGACGTCCAGACACTGGGACTGCTCATGGCGGGGATTGGGGGGAAACGCAATGGCACCACAGGATAA
- a CDS encoding ABC transporter permease, with translation MLLWPLFSVACGLAASGLMMMLLGKNPLAVYGTLFGYAFRDLYNVADIFAKAAPLILTGLAFGFAFRSTLFNIGGQGQFYLGCVGAASCALAFGNLPAFLLLPLCLGASILAGGAWGAFVGFAKARFQANEFLVSMMSTYVAIAVMNFLLRGPLKESKGEYPQTDVIAESGWIPTMIPHTRLHWGFVIALAAAVLAYIVLWRTSLGFRIRAVGMNRDAARYAGVDEKRIFIVVFFLSGGFAGLAGFMEVNGIQHMLVQGFNPMLGAEGIGIAILGNAHPLGIVLSALLFGALKVGGTLVVQTSAIPASIIGIMEGFVMVFVLLSYALQDKLAVRRKKRDIQSRKEGDSQ, from the coding sequence ATGCTCCTCTGGCCGCTCTTCTCCGTGGCCTGCGGTCTGGCCGCCAGCGGTCTCATGATGATGCTGCTGGGGAAAAATCCGCTGGCTGTCTACGGAACACTCTTCGGCTACGCCTTCCGGGATCTCTACAACGTGGCCGACATCTTCGCCAAGGCCGCCCCGCTGATCCTCACCGGCCTCGCCTTCGGCTTCGCCTTCCGCTCCACCCTCTTCAACATCGGCGGCCAGGGGCAGTTCTACCTCGGCTGCGTGGGCGCCGCATCCTGCGCCCTGGCCTTCGGGAACCTTCCCGCCTTCCTCCTGCTCCCCCTCTGTCTGGGGGCGAGCATCCTGGCCGGCGGCGCCTGGGGCGCCTTCGTGGGCTTCGCCAAGGCCCGCTTCCAGGCCAACGAGTTTCTCGTCAGCATGATGTCCACCTACGTGGCCATCGCGGTGATGAATTTCCTCCTCCGGGGACCTCTCAAGGAGAGCAAAGGGGAATACCCGCAGACCGACGTGATCGCCGAGAGCGGCTGGATCCCCACAATGATCCCCCACACCAGGCTGCACTGGGGCTTTGTGATCGCCCTGGCTGCGGCGGTGCTGGCCTATATCGTCCTCTGGCGGACGAGCCTGGGATTCAGGATCCGCGCCGTGGGGATGAACCGGGACGCCGCCCGCTACGCCGGGGTGGACGAGAAGCGCATCTTCATCGTCGTCTTTTTTCTCAGCGGCGGCTTCGCCGGACTGGCCGGGTTCATGGAGGTCAACGGCATCCAGCACATGCTGGTGCAGGGATTCAACCCCATGCTGGGGGCCGAAGGCATCGGTATCGCCATCCTCGGCAACGCCCATCCGCTGGGCATCGTCCTCTCGGCGCTGCTCTTCGGCGCCCTCAAGGTGGGCGGCACCCTGGTGGTGCAGACATCGGCCATTCCAGCCAGTATCATCGGGATCATGGAGGGTTTCGTGATGGTCTTCGTGCTGCTCTCCTACGCGCTGCAGGACAAGCTGGCGGTACGGCGGAAAAAACGGGATATCCAGTCGCGGAAGGAGGGTGACAGCCAATGA
- a CDS encoding ABC transporter permease, which yields MLTGLLARALQMSTPLMIGALAEVYAQRTGVMIIAIEGIFLMGAWGGFVGAYLSGSLLAGFALAMAVGTLSALVYATLTIKLKQHQIVTGTAFNIFAAGVALYLYRVLFGVPLLPLTVDPLPSLAIPLLSEIPVIGKALFDQNILTYLTFLLLPAGYWVLFRSRVGLIIRSTGENPEAVDAAGISVEKVRFLTTLFAGALDGLAGAFYSLGFLGMYTNDIIGGRGWIAFAICFLGNWNPLGALLGALVFGLADATAIVLQTSGVKLIPNEFLIAIPYILTIVATMARKHFNVPTKLGTPYIKERK from the coding sequence ATGCTCACCGGTTTGCTGGCCCGGGCACTGCAGATGAGCACGCCGCTGATGATCGGTGCGCTGGCCGAGGTCTACGCCCAGCGCACCGGAGTGATGATCATCGCCATCGAGGGCATCTTCCTGATGGGCGCCTGGGGCGGTTTTGTCGGCGCCTACCTGTCGGGCAGCCTGCTGGCCGGCTTCGCCCTGGCCATGGCGGTGGGGACGCTCTCCGCGCTGGTCTACGCCACGCTGACCATCAAACTCAAACAGCACCAGATCGTCACGGGGACAGCCTTCAACATCTTCGCCGCGGGGGTGGCGCTCTACCTCTACCGGGTGCTCTTCGGGGTGCCGCTGCTGCCGCTCACCGTGGATCCCCTGCCCAGCCTGGCCATCCCGCTGCTGTCGGAGATCCCCGTCATCGGCAAGGCGCTCTTCGACCAGAACATCCTCACCTATCTGACCTTCCTTCTCCTTCCGGCGGGGTACTGGGTGCTCTTCAGGAGCCGGGTGGGACTCATCATCCGCTCCACCGGCGAGAACCCCGAGGCGGTGGACGCCGCAGGCATCAGTGTGGAGAAGGTGCGGTTCCTCACAACCCTCTTCGCCGGGGCGCTGGACGGACTGGCCGGCGCCTTCTACTCCCTGGGATTCCTGGGCATGTACACCAACGACATCATCGGGGGACGGGGCTGGATCGCCTTCGCCATATGCTTCCTGGGCAACTGGAACCCCCTGGGGGCGCTGCTGGGGGCCCTGGTCTTCGGCCTGGCCGACGCGACGGCCATCGTCCTGCAGACCTCGGGCGTCAAGCTCATCCCCAACGAGTTCCTCATCGCCATCCCCTATATCCTCACCATCGTCGCCACCATGGCCCGAAAGCACTTCAATGTCCCCACCAAGCTGGGGACACCCTACATCAAGGAACGAAAATAG
- the hydA gene encoding dihydropyrimidinase yields MYDLVIQEGTVVTPQGSFQADVACSDGRIAALGMDLQGETTINAEGRYLLPGVVDSHTHMSLHLPATTSSDDFHTGTKAAACGGVTTIIDFTGGAPERPLAEDIANRRREAEPAVVDYAFHAEMIGWRAGEEAQIRAAVREGVTSFKFFTAYGASGRRSDNGVLYHAMKEIADLDALAVVHAEDDAIIASLEGALSEEGKGRMEALADTRPDFCEASAIGQVAFLAELTGARTHIVHVSSGLGAEQVMAARERGAPVTGETCPQYLLLTEECYRRPRGHRYAASPALRTPVDQEDLWESLREGILQTVVTDHCPFTNAQKEWKGDFRKLPYGLPGVETLLPLVYSEGVTTGRITLEQMTALLSANTARIFGLSPRKGAIQPGSDADLVIFDPRAAWTVTADSLHMHTDFSPYEGHRVQGAVETTISRGEVIYSDGSCIAERGRGRFLHRR; encoded by the coding sequence ATGTACGATCTGGTCATACAAGAGGGAACGGTGGTCACCCCCCAGGGGTCCTTCCAGGCTGACGTGGCCTGCAGCGATGGGCGGATCGCCGCCCTGGGGATGGACCTTCAGGGGGAGACCACCATCAATGCGGAAGGGAGGTATCTGCTGCCGGGGGTGGTCGACTCCCACACCCACATGTCGCTCCATCTGCCCGCAACCACCTCCAGCGACGACTTCCACACCGGCACAAAGGCGGCGGCCTGCGGCGGCGTGACGACGATCATCGATTTCACCGGCGGGGCGCCGGAGCGTCCTCTGGCCGAGGATATCGCCAACCGCAGGAGGGAGGCGGAGCCTGCCGTGGTGGACTACGCCTTCCACGCCGAGATGATCGGGTGGCGTGCCGGCGAGGAGGCACAGATCCGCGCGGCTGTCCGGGAGGGCGTGACCAGCTTCAAATTCTTCACCGCCTACGGCGCGTCGGGACGCCGCTCCGACAACGGGGTGCTCTACCACGCCATGAAGGAGATCGCCGACCTGGACGCCCTGGCAGTGGTCCACGCCGAGGACGACGCCATCATCGCGTCGCTGGAAGGGGCGCTCTCCGAAGAGGGGAAAGGCCGGATGGAAGCGCTGGCGGACACCAGACCGGATTTCTGCGAGGCCTCGGCGATCGGCCAGGTGGCCTTTCTGGCGGAACTCACCGGGGCCCGTACCCATATCGTCCACGTCAGCTCCGGTCTCGGCGCCGAACAGGTCATGGCGGCCCGGGAACGGGGTGCGCCGGTCACCGGCGAGACCTGCCCGCAGTACCTCCTGCTCACCGAGGAATGCTACCGCCGGCCCAGGGGGCACCGCTACGCCGCGAGCCCGGCCCTGCGGACACCGGTGGACCAGGAGGATCTCTGGGAATCCCTCCGTGAGGGGATCCTCCAGACGGTGGTCACCGACCACTGTCCTTTCACCAACGCCCAGAAAGAGTGGAAAGGGGACTTCCGCAAGCTCCCCTACGGGCTGCCGGGGGTGGAGACACTGCTCCCCCTGGTCTATTCCGAGGGGGTCACCACAGGCCGCATCACCTTGGAACAGATGACGGCGCTGCTTTCCGCCAATACGGCGCGGATCTTCGGTCTCTCCCCGCGCAAGGGCGCCATCCAGCCCGGTTCCGACGCCGATCTGGTCATCTTCGACCCCCGGGCCGCCTGGACGGTGACCGCCGACAGCCTCCACATGCACACCGACTTCTCCCCCTACGAAGGACATCGGGTACAAGGCGCCGTGGAGACCACCATCTCACGCGGGGAGGTCATCTACAGCGACGGCAGCTGCATCGCCGAACGGGGCAGGGGGAGGTTTCTGCACCGACGGTAA
- a CDS encoding ABC transporter ATP-binding protein encodes MADTLIDIQDLYVNFHTYRGIVRAINGVNLQIKEGEFFGLVGETGCGKSVTASAILDLVRNPGRIEGGRIFYKGEDLLSMDKKRVRDTIRGREITMIMQHPIAALNPVMRIREQIAEVLSHSMGRNEARKAAVDRLAEVNIPEPEKVARYYPHQLSGGMAQRVMIALMLSSEPPLLIADEPTTALDVSVQAQVLILLRELVQRKHSSVLLITHDMSVIAETCDRVGVMYAGDIAEVGTVREVVFNPQHPYTQGLMQAIPSDERTELEGIPGTVPDLVTPPPGCRFHPRCPHVMERCKQEKPAAREVTEGHLVACHLY; translated from the coding sequence ATGGCCGATACGCTGATTGATATCCAGGACCTCTACGTCAACTTCCATACCTACCGCGGGATCGTGCGTGCCATCAACGGGGTCAACCTCCAGATCAAGGAGGGGGAGTTTTTCGGACTTGTCGGGGAGACGGGGTGCGGCAAGAGCGTCACCGCCTCGGCGATCCTCGATTTGGTCCGCAATCCCGGGCGGATCGAGGGAGGAAGGATCTTCTACAAGGGCGAAGATCTGCTCTCCATGGACAAAAAGAGGGTGCGCGACACCATCCGGGGTCGGGAGATCACCATGATCATGCAGCATCCCATCGCGGCCCTCAATCCGGTGATGCGCATCCGGGAGCAGATCGCCGAGGTGCTTTCCCACAGCATGGGCAGGAATGAGGCGCGGAAGGCAGCTGTTGACAGGCTGGCCGAGGTGAACATCCCCGAGCCGGAGAAGGTGGCCCGCTACTACCCCCATCAGCTCTCCGGCGGCATGGCACAGCGTGTGATGATCGCGCTCATGCTCTCCTCGGAGCCGCCTCTGCTGATCGCCGACGAGCCGACCACGGCCCTGGATGTCTCCGTGCAGGCCCAGGTGCTGATCCTTTTGCGGGAGCTGGTGCAGAGGAAGCATTCCAGCGTGCTCCTGATCACCCACGATATGTCGGTGATCGCCGAGACCTGCGATCGGGTCGGCGTCATGTACGCCGGCGATATCGCCGAGGTGGGGACGGTGCGCGAGGTGGTCTTCAACCCCCAGCATCCCTACACCCAGGGGCTGATGCAGGCCATCCCGTCGGATGAACGCACCGAGCTGGAGGGGATCCCCGGGACGGTGCCCGATCTGGTCACGCCGCCGCCGGGCTGCCGTTTCCATCCCCGCTGCCCCCACGTCATGGAACGCTGCAAACAGGAGAAGCCGGCGGCCCGCGAGGTCACCGAGGGTCATCTCGTGGCCTGCCATCTCTACTAG